The Polyangium aurulentum genomic interval CCGGTGAAGAACACCATGCGCTCGGCCATCTCGGGCGACATGGCGTGGAGCTGGTCGTACAGCTCCATGCCGCTCATCGCGGGCATGCGCAGGTCGCACAGGATGACGTCGAAGCGCTCGCCCGCGGCGATGCGCTCGAGGGCCTCGTGGCCGCTCGAGACGGCGACGACGTCATTCTCCGCGCCGAGCAGCCGCCGGAGCGAGCTGCCGATGAAGGGCTCGTCGTCGACGAGCAGCACGCGCCCTCGCCGCGTCGTGGTCCCGTGCTGAGCGCTCATCGCCTGCGCCCACGCCCCGTCGTCGGCGATTTCCCCGCACGCCATCTTGGCTCCAAGATGAGTAGTTATTTCGTCGCCTGGCGTCCCCACCGCAAGGGCGAAGGCACACGATAAACGATTTTTCACACGCGCTACCGCGTGCTGACACGTGCGTTTTACGCCAAAGCGTTGACGCTCGGGGACGCACGAAAGGAAGCGGCGTGGGGAATCTCGCCTTTCACGACGTCGGGAACGGTCATTCCTCGCCGAGGTGCTTGCGGATTGCCTGCACGACCTCCAATCGGTCGAAGAGGCGCTCGACGTAGTCGAGCCTGTCCGTCTCGATCACGAGCGTGGGCGACAGATCGTAGCGGGCATGCCATTCCTCGTAGAGCTTGTCGAGGGCGGCGAGGTAGCTGCGCGGGATCTTTCGCTCGAAGTCGCGCCCGCGCTGATGGATGCGCCGCACCAGCGTCTTCAGCGGGCACCGCAGGTAGATCATGAGATCCGGCGGCCGTATCTCCTCGCGCAGCGTCAAGTAGAGGTCCTGGTACATGCGCCAGTCGCGATCGTCGATGAAGCCCTGGCGATGCAGGTGCGCGGCGAAGATCTCCGCGTCCTCGTAGAGCGTCCGATCCTGCACGATGGGCCGCGGGTCCTCGGCCGCGCTGCGCACGACCGCGCGGTGGATCTGGAAGCGCCGCACGAGGAAGAAGAGCTGCGAGCTCATGGCCCAGCGCCGCATGTCCCCGTAGAAGTCGGACAGATACGGGTTCTCCTCGTTCGGCTCGAAGAACGGGACCATTTTGAACTGCAGCTCGAGCCATTTCACGAGGCTCGATTTCCCGGCGCCGATGTTGCCGGCCACGGCGATGATCCGAGGTCGCTTGCCAGCGGGTGCGGTGGTCTCGAGCATCGCGTCCGGGGTCCTCTAGAGCACGAGCGAAAGGCCGATGGTCTGCACGAAAGAGCCGCGGATCTCGGGGAAAGGTCCCACGTCGATGCGCCGGCCCGAGCTGTCGATCGCCTGGCCCGCGCGCAGCGCATCGCCGCGCTCGCCGACGTTGAAGGCGCCCACCACCTCGACCTCGACCGCGAGCCATTTTGGTATGACGTCAAAAGAAGCGCCGAGGCTGAAGGGGAACTCGACGAAGGACGCGGCGCGGTTGCGCACCATGAAGGTGCCGCCGTTCGGCTGCGTGACCTCGAATCGCTCGACCTCGATTCGCCCCCAGCCCGCGCCGGCGCTGACCCACCCGCGCAGCCGCGGCCCGAATTGCAAGGTGGGCGCGATGCGCGCGCCGAACGAGTAGGTGTACAGATCGACGGGCTCGGCGTCCCCCGGCAAACCGAGCGCGCCGAACGGCAGCCCAGCCTCGTGCTCGCTGCGGACGAAGTAGAGGTTCATGCGCAGCCAGCGGACGATCTCCCAGCGCGCCCAGAGCCCGAAGCCCAGCGACGGCGCATAGCGGACGGGCGTCTTCGTCCCATCGGGCGCATCGGTCGCAGCGACGCGGTTGACGAGCGCGAGGCCGCCGCCGATGTCGACGTGCCTCACCGAGGGTACGGGCGTCCGGGGCGCGCGTGAGGGCAGGGGCGGGCGCGGGGGAGGCTCGGGCTTGACGGAGACCGCATCCATCGCAGCGGGCGGGGCTGCGGGCGCTGCGGTGGGCGTGGGCTCGTCGGCGAGGACGGAGCGGGCGAGCAGCGTGGAAGATGCGACGAGGGCGAGGGCTGCGGCACGCATGCCACGGGCCCGTCCCTCGTGAAGGCGCCTGCTCGCTGCGCGCATGGCGGCCCTTGTAGCAAAGATCGGGCGCCAGGGGTCGGCCGAGCGCGGCGATGGTGATCGCTTCGTGCTGCTGGCGGCGCCGAGCGATATGCGGCAGACTCCGGCCGCCATGCTCTCAGCTCGTACCATTCTCCCTCTCGCTGGCCTCGTCCTCGCTCTGTCGGCTTGCGGTCGCGCGGAGCAAGCTCCCGCGCAGGCCGAGCCCGCCGCCACCCCGCCCGCCGCGCAGCCGCCCGCGCAGCCGCAGGGCGCGACGGCGCAGGGCCTCAAGCCGCTCGACCAGAAGAAGTTCGGTCAGCCCGTCACCGAGGCGAAGACGACCGCGCTCACCGATCTCACGAAGGAGCCGGCGAAGTTCGCCGACCAGACCGTGCGCACCGAAGGCACCGTCTCGGCCGTGTGCAAGTCGATGGGCTGCTGGATGGAGATCGCCGACGCTTCGGGCCAGGCGCACATCAAGATGGCGAACCACAGCTTCTACGTGCCGCGCGACGCGAACGGCCATCGCGCCGTGATCCAGGGCAAGGTCCTCGCGCCCAACGGTGCCGGCGAGGGCATGTGCGGCGCGAAGGACGGCTGCGGCCAGGAAGACAGCGCCAAGCTGGCGAAGGTCGAGATCGAGGCCACGGGCGTCGAGTTCGTCGACTGATCGCTACGCGCTCGTAGCAACCACCGCGAAGATCCGCCGGAAGGGCAGCAGGGTTTTCCCGTCCTCTTCCGGCGGATACGCTTCGCGCAGGCGCGCCGCGTAGGCCGCCTCGAAGTCCGCGTACATCTCGGCCGAGAGCGCCTCCTTCACGGGCACGAGCGTCGTGCCGCGAACCCAGCCGAGCACCGGATCCGGTCCCTCGAGCACGTGCAGGTACTCGGTCTCCCACACGTCGACGCGACCGAGCCAGCGCAGAAGGCGCATGTAGCTCTGCGCGTCGAGCACCGAGACCTCCGGTAAGCGCGCCCCGAGCGTCTCGGCCCACGGCCCGTCGCCGGCCACCGCGCGCATCAGCCGGTGCGTGGGCGCCTCGAAGTTCTTCGGCATCTGCACCGCGAGCACGCCGCCCGGACGCAGGTAGCCGGCGAGCCTCGGCAACAGGCGCGCATGATCGGGCAGCCAGTGCAGCAGCGCGTTGGCGAAGACGAGATCGACGGGCTCGGCGGGGCTCCACGTCGCAGCGTCCGCGAGCAGCCACTCGGCTTGCACGCCCGAGCGCGATGCCCGCGCGATCATGTCGGGCGCCGCGTCGACCCCCACGATGCGCGCCTGGGGGAAGCGCGCGCGCAGCAGCTCCGTCGAGTTGCCAGGCCCGCAGCCGAGGTCGACGATGGCTTCGGGCGAGGTGAGGGGCACGCGATGGAGCAGGTCGATCGCCGCCCGAGTCCGCTCGTCGCCAAACGCGAGGTACGTGGCCGCGTTCCAGGTCACGCGCCCATCACAGCACCCTTTCGCCCCCCGCGACAGGGGGACGAGCTCGACCGGGCCGAGCGCGGGTATGAGGATTGTATAACGCCATGGGCCTCGCTATTCCGCGCGACACGTTCGACGAAAAAGACTACGCCCGCTTCTCGGGCCGCCTGAACGAATGCCTCTCCGCGCTCGGCGAGCTGCTCGCCCGCCCAGGGTTTGGCGAAGGCGAAGCGACCATCGGCGCCGAGCTCGAGATGTTCCTCGTCGACGCGCAAGGCCACCCGTTGCCCGCGAACCGTGAGGTTCTCGCGCGCACCATGGATTCGCGCCTCACGGTCGAGATCGATCGTTTCAACCTCGAGTGCAATGCACGGCCGTGCCCGCTCGCGGGGCGTCCGTTCGCCGCGCTGCGGGGCGAGCTCGCGTCGGCGCTGGCCGAGGTCGGCCGCGCGGCTGCGGCTCAGGGCGGCCGGGTAATCACGATCGGCATGCTCCCGACCTTCCGGCGCCAGGACTTCGGCGGCGCAGCGCTCACCGATCTGCCGCGCTACCGCGCCCTCTCGCAAGGCGTGCGGCGCCTGCGCGGCGAGGCCTTCCACCTGCGCATTCACGGCGAGGACCCGCTCGCGTTCGACATCGACGACGTCACCCTCGAGGGCGCGTGCACGTCGTTCCAGGTCCACCTGCGCGTCGATCCCGCAAACTTCGCCCGGGCTTACAATGCGGTGCAGCTCGCGACCATTCCGGCCCTCGCCGTCGCCGGCAATGCGCCGATCCTCGTCGGGCACAGGCTGTGGGAGGAGACGCGCATCGCAGTGTTCAAGCAATCCGCGGACGATCGCGGCGATCTCGACGCTCCGTGGCACCCGCCGGCGCGCGTCTCCTTCGGGCACGGCTGGACGCGCGCGGGGGCGCTCGAGCTGTTCGCCGAGAGCGTCGCAATGCACGCGCCGCTCCTGCCCGTCCTCGGGCCGGAGGAGCCGATGGCGACCGTGCGCGAGGGCGGCGTGCCGGCGCTCGCGGAGCTTCGGCTGCATCAGGGCACCGTCTGGCGCTGGAATCGCGCGGTGTACGATCCCGCGGGCGGAGGCCACGTGCGGATCGAGATGCGTGCGCTCCCGGCTGGTCCGACGATGGCCGACATGCTGGCCAATGCGGCGTTCGCGCTGGGTCTGTCTTTGGGCCTCATGCCCGACGTGGATCGCATCCTGCCCGCGTATCCCTTCGCGACGGCCCAGTATGCATTTTACCGCGCGGCGCAGCAGGGGCTCAATGCGCTCGTTCCCTGGCCGAGCGTCGAGGTCCCCTCGCCGCGCCTCTTCCCGGCGCGTGAGCTGTGCGCGCAGCTCCTGCCGGTGGCGCGACGCGGGCTTCTGGAGCACGGCGTCGACCCGGGCGAGGTCGAGGAGCACCTCGGTGTCATTGCCGAGCGCGTCGCTTCGGGCAGGACGGGGGCACGCTGGCAGCGGGCCGTGCTCGATTCTCTCCTCGGCCGCATGCCGCGCGAACAGGCCCTGCGCGAGCTGCTCGAGCGGTATGCGGCGCGCTCGGCCTCGGGAGAGCCGGTGCACCGCTGGCCGGTGGACGAGTAGTCGTCCGAGACGATCAGGCTACGGGCAAGGCTCGCAGTTTCCGCCGCAGTCGAGGCCGGTCTCCGTGCCATTTTTCACGTTGTCGTTGCATTGGGCCGCCTGGCACTTGCCCACGTAGCAGAGCCCGTTCGCGCAATCATCGGCCACGCGGCACGCGCTGCCGTCCTCGCACCCGGCCTCGCAATCCCCCCCGCAGTCGACGTCGGTCTCCGAGCCATTGGGGATCTTGTCGCTGCATGTCGGCTCCACGCACTTGCCGTTGGTGCAGGCCCCGCTGTCGCAGTCCGTGCCCTTCGAGCACGCCTGGCCGATGTTGCAGGGGCCGCATGAACCACCGCAATCCTTGTCCGCCTCGTCCACGTCCTTGATGGTGTTCATGCAGGACGGCAGCACGCACTTGTTTCTCTGACACGACTTGTCGACGATCCCGGAGCACTGCTCATTCGTCGTGCACTCGACGCAGATTGCCGTATCGAATGCGGCCTTGCAGTACCCTCCACCGCACTCGCTGCCCGCCGGGACCTCGATCACGGGCACCGTGCCATTGCACGCATCCTTGGTGCATTCGTTCCCGTCGTTGGGGACGTCCATCGCGTCCTCCACGGCCGTGAGGTTGCCTTCCTTGCAGATGTGCCGCTTGCAGTCGCCGAGCGCGTTCTCCTTCTGCTCCTCGTCGCTCGTGATGGGGGTCGTCGTGCAGAAGCCATTTTCGCCGCACCACGGCGTCCTGCACGGGTTCGCGGTGGGCTTGCAATCGCTGTCGCTGGTGCACGCGACCATGCCACCGGATCCGCCGGTGGCCCCCGACCCGCCGCTGCCCGTCGGCTCCTCGATCTCGTAGGTTCCGCAGCTCGCCGCCAATCCAATCAAAAGCCAAACGATCGTCGCTCCGGCCGCCGCTCGCACCATGATGGAACCTCCACAATCATCTTCGCCGATGCGACACGCCCCTGTCTAGCGAGCAGCCGCACGGAAGAGTGCCCCGGAGGAGGCCCCTCGCTCGGGCGGCAGCGCACAGTCCCCCCGGCCGAGGGGGAAAATGCCCGCGTTCTGGATCAACTCCAGCCTCCCGTTTTTCGGGGCGCGGAGGATCTGGAAACGTGCGAGACATTCTGTTCATCGGGCCGTTCTATTTCCGTCTAAAGCTCGGAGGACTCGATTAGGCTCGGCGCCCACGATGCCTTTCCGGCGAAGGACCACCTCCACGCGCATTCACCCTCCCTCGGTCCTCGTGGCAGCCTGCGAGCTGGCCATCCTCGAGCGATGTCGCGTGGCCGGCGCCGCCACGGGCGTGCAGGTGCTGACCTCGGAGATCGGTGGAGCAACGACGCTCGCCACCGAGCGCAGGTCGTTCGCGGTGATCGTGCCCAATGGGCTGCCCCGCAAGGACTGGGTCGAGATGTCGGCGCTCGTGCGCGACATCGGCGCGACGCTGATCGAGGTGGACCCGGACGTGTGCGAGCGCGAGCTCGAGGCCATGATCGCAGGCGCCATCGATACCTACCTGCGCCGCGGAACGCGCGAGGGCGCCGGACGTTATTCGATCATCGGCAATGGCCCGATCGACGTGGTCACCCTGCGCAGCGATGCCCCGCCGGTCCGCGCCCCGGCCACGATCCCGCCCGCGTCGGGCCCGCGCCCGCGCGACATGAGTGACACGGTGATCTTCGAAGAGGTCGGCGTGCCGCTCGACGTCGCCGGCTGGGCGGCGGAGCAGGCTGCGGCGCGATAGCAGGGCGGGGAGAGAGGCCGGCGTCCGCGAAGAACGCCGGCCCGGGAGAGGCTACTTGGCCTCTTTGAGCGCGAGCTTGACGATCTTGTTGAACTTCGCGTAGGGCTGCGCGCCCGAGATCAGATAGCCATTGATGACGAACGCGGGCGTGCCGCTGATGTTCGCGGCGTCCGCGGCCTTCGTGTCCGCCTCGATGGCAGCCTTGTGCGTGTGCCCGTCGAGCGCGGCCGTGAATTTCGCCGGGTCGAGCCCGAGCGCGGCGGCGTGCTGATCGAGCGAGGCGCGGTCGAGCTTCGTCTGGTCCGTGAAGAGCAGGTCGTGCATCTTCCAGAAGCCGTCATTGCCCTTCTGCTTGAAGGCCTCCATGGCCGCCTCGGCCGCGGGCATCGCGTCCTTGTGCATGGGCAGCGGCAGGTTCCGCCAGACGAAACGGACCTTGCCCTGATGCTCGTTTTCGAGCATGCGGATCGTATCGTTGCTCCTCTTGCAGAATGGGCACTGAAAGTCGGAGAAGATCTGCACGACGACCTTGGCATTCGCCGGGCCGCGGCTCGGGTTGTCCTTGGTCGGAGCCGGGACGGTCACCTTCTCGGGCGGCGGCGCGCTCTTCGCGTCCTTCTGGATCGTGTCGTAGACCTTGGCCGCCGCGGTGCCCTTCTTGACGAGCGCCTCGGCCTTGGTGATTTCCTCGTCGATGATGGCCGTGAACTTGTCGATGGGCTGCGCGCCCACGAGCCGCCGGCCATTGATGAAGAAGTGCGGCGTCCCGTTCGCCTGGATGTCGTCGGCGAGGTCCTGATCCTTCTGAATGAGGGCCGCGTGCTTCTTCGCCGCGATCGCGGCCATGGCCTTCTTCGCGTCGATGCCCACCTCCTTGGCGACCGCCTCGAGCCTCGCGTCGTCGAGGTCCTTGTTGTCGGCGAAGAGCTTGTCGTGAACGGCCCAGAAGGCCGCGTCGCCCTTCTGCGCGCGCGCCTCGAGCGCGAGCTCGGCCGCGGGCTCGGCGCGCGGGTGGAAGGGCAGCGGGTTGTTCTTGTAAACGATCCGGAGTTTGTCCCCGTATTGCCTTGCGAGCTGGTCGATCGTGGGCGCCGCGCGCGCGCAGAACGGGCACTGGAAATCGGTGAACAGCACCAGCGTGACGAGCGCGGTGTTCTTGCCCCGCACGGGCGAGCCCTCGACGGGCACGCGCCAGACAGTCTTGTTGTCGTCGGCAGGGTTCGCGGGGCGGGCGTCGGGGCGCGCCTCGGGCTTCTGGTAGTTCTTCGCGCTCAGGGTCGCATAGACCTGCTCGGGCGCCGTGCCGCTCGCCGTGAGCTTGCGCGCGGTATTGATCTGCTCGTCGATGATCGCGCGGAACTTGTCGATCGGCTGCGCGCCGCTCAGGAACACGCCATTGATGAAGAAGGCCGGCGTGCCCATCACGCCCACCTGCTTGGCGAGCGCCTCGTCTTCCGTGATCTTCCGGGCGACCTCGCCCCTGGCGAGCACCCCGTCGACGTCCTTGCGGCTCATGCCCGCGGGCAGCGAGCCGTCGATGACGTTCTGATTGAGGCGGCCCGAAAAGAGCGCCTCTGCATACGCCCAGAACGCCTTGTTGCCCCCGAGCTTGAACACGCTCATCGCAGCCTCGGCCGCGGGGCGCGCGTTCTTGTGGAAGGCCAGCGGGTAGTTTTTCCAGACAACCCGGAGCTGATCCTTGCCGTAGATGCGGCGCAGCTCTGCGATCGTGCCGTGGGCGCGGGCGCAGAAGGGGCACTCGAGATCGCTGAACTCGACGATCGTGACGAGCGCCTTCGGGCTCCCCCAGCTCGGGTCGGCTGCGGTGACGGGGACGGGGCTCTTCGCGCCTTCGCCGTTGTCGACCTCGTTGCCGCCGTCCCACGGGCCGATGCGCGCAGGGCGCGGGGCGGGAGCGGGCTCGGCCGAGCCGTCGCTGGAGTCGAAGAATCCGTCGCCCTCGGCGGCATCGCCCGCCGGGCCGCCTGCGCGCGCCATACCCTTGTCGGCGCTCGCGCCGCCGACCGTTGCGCCTTGTTGCGTGCCCGGGGAGGGGGCCGTGGATGTCGGCTGCTGCGGCGGCGGCGGCGGTGC includes:
- a CDS encoding response regulator, whose amino-acid sequence is MACGEIADDGAWAQAMSAQHGTTTRRGRVLLVDDEPFIGSSLRRLLGAENDVVAVSSGHEALERIAAGERFDVILCDLRMPAMSGMELYDQLHAMSPEMAERMVFFTGAAFTGDIHAFFSRVRNELLEKPFDPSALKALVRRLVDRGGSR
- a CDS encoding deoxynucleoside kinase; translation: MLETTAPAGKRPRIIAVAGNIGAGKSSLVKWLELQFKMVPFFEPNEENPYLSDFYGDMRRWAMSSQLFFLVRRFQIHRAVVRSAAEDPRPIVQDRTLYEDAEIFAAHLHRQGFIDDRDWRMYQDLYLTLREEIRPPDLMIYLRCPLKTLVRRIHQRGRDFERKIPRSYLAALDKLYEEWHARYDLSPTLVIETDRLDYVERLFDRLEVVQAIRKHLGEE
- a CDS encoding DUF4920 domain-containing protein — protein: MLSARTILPLAGLVLALSACGRAEQAPAQAEPAATPPAAQPPAQPQGATAQGLKPLDQKKFGQPVTEAKTTALTDLTKEPAKFADQTVRTEGTVSAVCKSMGCWMEIADASGQAHIKMANHSFYVPRDANGHRAVIQGKVLAPNGAGEGMCGAKDGCGQEDSAKLAKVEIEATGVEFVD
- a CDS encoding methyltransferase domain-containing protein, giving the protein MTWNAATYLAFGDERTRAAIDLLHRVPLTSPEAIVDLGCGPGNSTELLRARFPQARIVGVDAAPDMIARASRSGVQAEWLLADAATWSPAEPVDLVFANALLHWLPDHARLLPRLAGYLRPGGVLAVQMPKNFEAPTHRLMRAVAGDGPWAETLGARLPEVSVLDAQSYMRLLRWLGRVDVWETEYLHVLEGPDPVLGWVRGTTLVPVKEALSAEMYADFEAAYAARLREAYPPEEDGKTLLPFRRIFAVVATSA
- a CDS encoding glutamate--cysteine ligase, with amino-acid sequence MGLAIPRDTFDEKDYARFSGRLNECLSALGELLARPGFGEGEATIGAELEMFLVDAQGHPLPANREVLARTMDSRLTVEIDRFNLECNARPCPLAGRPFAALRGELASALAEVGRAAAAQGGRVITIGMLPTFRRQDFGGAALTDLPRYRALSQGVRRLRGEAFHLRIHGEDPLAFDIDDVTLEGACTSFQVHLRVDPANFARAYNAVQLATIPALAVAGNAPILVGHRLWEETRIAVFKQSADDRGDLDAPWHPPARVSFGHGWTRAGALELFAESVAMHAPLLPVLGPEEPMATVREGGVPALAELRLHQGTVWRWNRAVYDPAGGGHVRIEMRALPAGPTMADMLANAAFALGLSLGLMPDVDRILPAYPFATAQYAFYRAAQQGLNALVPWPSVEVPSPRLFPARELCAQLLPVARRGLLEHGVDPGEVEEHLGVIAERVASGRTGARWQRAVLDSLLGRMPREQALRELLERYAARSASGEPVHRWPVDE
- a CDS encoding DsbA family protein — encoded protein: MLSKLFRIGFVTALVAVIACGEAPPPPPQQPTSTAPSPGTQQGATVGGASADKGMARAGGPAGDAAEGDGFFDSSDGSAEPAPAPRPARIGPWDGGNEVDNGEGAKSPVPVTAADPSWGSPKALVTIVEFSDLECPFCARAHGTIAELRRIYGKDQLRVVWKNYPLAFHKNARPAAEAAMSVFKLGGNKAFWAYAEALFSGRLNQNVIDGSLPAGMSRKDVDGVLARGEVARKITEDEALAKQVGVMGTPAFFINGVFLSGAQPIDKFRAIIDEQINTARKLTASGTAPEQVYATLSAKNYQKPEARPDARPANPADDNKTVWRVPVEGSPVRGKNTALVTLVLFTDFQCPFCARAAPTIDQLARQYGDKLRIVYKNNPLPFHPRAEPAAELALEARAQKGDAAFWAVHDKLFADNKDLDDARLEAVAKEVGIDAKKAMAAIAAKKHAALIQKDQDLADDIQANGTPHFFINGRRLVGAQPIDKFTAIIDEEITKAEALVKKGTAAAKVYDTIQKDAKSAPPPEKVTVPAPTKDNPSRGPANAKVVVQIFSDFQCPFCKRSNDTIRMLENEHQGKVRFVWRNLPLPMHKDAMPAAEAAMEAFKQKGNDGFWKMHDLLFTDQTKLDRASLDQHAAALGLDPAKFTAALDGHTHKAAIEADTKAADAANISGTPAFVINGYLISGAQPYAKFNKIVKLALKEAK